The genome window CAGGGCTTGCAGGGGACTTTCGCCCCTTAGATTCGCGCCATGCTTGGCACACAAAAGAGGCGGGTTTCCCCATTGGAAACCCGCCGTGGCATTGTGTTCCGTAGCAATCAACCAACGGGAGGCAATGCCATGGATAAGTGTAGCACGAGCGGAAGGGATGCACAAGCGCAGCGGATGGCGATGAAGCGCCAAAGTGCGCGGATGTTGACGGAGGCAATGGTGGGGGCGGGGTTGTCGAAGTGGGAGGCGGAGGCGCTGGTCGCCAGTGTGGAGGAGGTGTATTTCTCGGATCCGGAATTGACGCCGGTGCTGGACGGGCAATTACGGTATAGTTGCGTACGGGCGGACGAGGGGCCGGGCAAACCGCTTTCGGCGTGCCGGAAGGTGTCGGTGACGTTGACGGTATTGCACCGGGAAGACAAACAAGACGTATCGGGCTTGGGCGCCGGCGGGATGAGCGCGGAAATCCTCCAGTGCGAACCTGGATGCGCTCGACGGCGAACAATACCCGTTCATTGTCGCCGCTCGCATGCGCAACGAAACGCAAGCCGTCCAGGAGGAGCTCCTTCGGCGCTGCGCCGGCCTGCGGGCCGGTGGGACGGCCTGAAGGGTTACCTGACGAACACCGATCGGCCACCCCAGGCGGTGATTGAGAACTACGGCCCACTGTGGCAGGTGGAGAAGGCCTTCCGTATCTCCAAGACGGACCTGCGCATTCGGCCCATGCACCACCGCCGACGTCGTCGCATTGAAGCCCACGTACTTGTGGCCTTCGTCGCCTACACCATTTACAAGGAACTTGAACGCCGCCTACATCTTGCCAAGGTCGCGATCAGCCCCCAATGCGCGGCTGAACTAACCCAGACCATGTACGAGTTGACCTTCCGCCTGCCCAACGACCCGCAAGAACGTCGAACGTTGTTGCAGATGGACGAGGAACAGCAGCGGCTGTACGACCTTTTCACTTGATCGGGTGTCCCAATGTTGAACTCAGGACGACATGCCGATTTGGAAATCGGCGCTACCAAGCGGCCATTTTCAATTTCAACACAAGATCTCGTTGCCCGATCCGACATGAAATGGCCCGGAAACGCCAATCTTCGTGGAAATTCTCATCTTTTTGTCTCAAGAACTCGGTACTCTCAAGATAAAACGATCCAACGGCCGATTACGGGTCGAAACAGGTTTTTCCCGATAGTCTCTTTCGCGGGAAAGAGGTAAACGGGAAGGTCGTATCACTATTCACCACCGGGCGGAATACGTCGCGCGAAACACCTTGCACCCGACAGCCAAACCAATTTTTACAATCCGAGGACGGAATACACGATGTCCTTGACGATCCCCTCGGATTCGAGGCGGGTGAGAACAGGCTGGAGTTCCTTCGGCGAACCGGCGAGGAAATAGGTCCAGCCTTCGGGCGTCGTGTCCACGAGTTCGCAGGTAAGAAAAGTCTCGTCGCCAGCCACATCACGCGGGGTAAGCCGACGCGACGTCATCAGAATCGCCGACTTGCGCAGGCGCCGTGAATCGTAGGGATGCTCTTCCAGATCCATGACCTTGCTCAGCCGCCGAATCTTGCGGACCATGATGTCCCGCTCCTGTTCCGTGCAGAAAAAAGTCAGGACCACGCTGCCGTCCACGTGGGCCTGTTCTTCGACGCCGTGGCCGACCACGGTGTCTATGCTGATTCCCTCGTTGCTGAAGGCGGATGCAATGCTGGTCAACGCGCCCGCGCGGTCAACCACATGCGCGCGAAACAGCCAATGCCTTTTTTCGGATTCATTCATCGCGACTTGCCTCCCATGGCCGCCGCGGGTCCAGGCCAAAGGCCAAAAAGGTCGGAGACACGAGGGTCCGCCTTTGCGAATATTTCGCGTTTCCCTGCTCGCGGCATTTTCTACCTCGACGGTTGTGCAAAACCAATTCCACAACGCCAATCATTTTACCCCAAATTCGGTTATGGAATCCGAATGCTTCAGGTGTGTCCCGTGAAGGCTAAAAAAGCACCGAATCCATAATATCCGCCTGGCCCACGGCGGGAATCCGTCTTTGGAGCATGTATGCTTCAAGCGATTTCTGGTACACTGGATGCGTGCAATGTTGATCAAGAGGCTTGGAGGGCCAGCCCATGGGTCCGTCCGCAATGTGTTTTCATGTCTGCACTCTTCGTGCGCGGCATGAAAATGGAACCGGCGCGGGGTACGTATATCCGACAACGCCGGCGTTTTCGTGGATTTCGTGGGGGGCGACGATTCTATGGGCCGCGGCCACTTGTTTGAACGCATCCGCTCTGGATCGCCCCATGGATCCGGTGATCCTTACCGGATCGCAGACGCCATCACTTATGGGACTTGCGCCGGGCGACATCGCCGCGTTCCGGTATGAGGGTGAATGGCGGCAGATTCCGGTGCAGGTGGACGAGCGCGCCATCATTGATTTTACCGATGTCTATAATGGCAACTGGTTTTTCGGGGATTTCAGGCGGCTCGATTATGTGGACGCCGGCACCCACACCGGGCCCGATCCCGATCCGGCTCTGGACGCGGACGATGAAATCGTATTCATGGCCAAGGATGCGGGCGCGCGCAACACGGAACCGATTTCCCTTCCCGACCACGTCCGTTACGGAACGGGCGTCG of Candidatus Hydrogenedentota bacterium contains these proteins:
- a CDS encoding transposase, whose product is MDKCSTSGRDAQAQRMAMKRQSARMLTEAMVGAGLSKWEAEALVASVEEVYFSDPELTPVLDGQLRYSCVRADEGPGKPLSACRKVSVTLTVLHREDKQDVSGLGAGGMSAEILQCEPGCARRRTIPVHCRRSHAQRNASRPGGAPSALRRPAGRWDGLKGYLTNTDRPPQAVIENYGPLWQVEKAFRISKTDLRIRPMHHRRRRRIEAHVLVAFVAYTIYKELERRLHLAKVAISPQCAAELTQTMYELTFRLPNDPQERRTLLQMDEEQQRLYDLFT